The Mucilaginibacter rubeus genomic interval TACAATTCCAGGACCTTCCAGATCGTGTGCTGGTCAACTTCGGTAGCCATGGTTTGCTTTTTGATTGCAGTTTGCTTAACTGTATTTCATGTCAATCTGAGTCAAATCAATGGTTGGCTGGAAAGTTATGTTCAGCGGATCAAATGGCTACCATTCATGGACCTGGCACCTCACCTGGTCAACGCGCCGTTCTGGATACCTTACTGGTGTGCGATTATTTTACTGTTCCTGTATAAAGAACGGGTCAGGTTTATGTTCTGGCTAAACCGCTTTTCCATGTTCGGCCTCCTATTGACCGCCATTCTGTTTGTGCTGAATCAAGCCATACGTTGGCTATGGCCGGAATTATGCGGCCGTTCCGATAACTTTCTGCATCCCCAACCTTATGAAGGCTGTTCATTATTTTTTGTCAGCGGGGCGGTAGTAGCCGGTATATGCCTGCTTGCTTTTCTTTGTCTACGCAAACGCCACTGGATGGTAAAGGTGATGCTGATCATTTGCGGCTTAAGCCTAAACCTTGCCGCGCTTTTACAGGCGAAGATTTTTCCGCTTCAGTTATTGGTTGCCATTGGAATAGCAGCTATCGCTGCCTCTATAGCTTATGTCCGTGTGGCGCTGGCCAATGAAGAACGGTTCCCTGAACTCTATAAATATTTAAAACCATGAACCATTTGAAGGAGGATGACCGGTTATGAAAACGAATACCTATAAGGCAAGCTATCTGATCATTGCCATCAACTTGTTCATCAATATCATAGGCTTATCAGCGGCAGTTACTTTCGCCTTTGTTAAAAGCATCTTTATCATCAACGCTTTTACCTATTGCTTACTGCTCTACGTAATTTATTGCTACCGGCAAACGGCATTGCATGAAACACGTGAACGTTTGGAGGATCTGCTTGATTTACAGCAGGACAATTTACAACGCCGTGATCTAAGTCATTATACTGAAAAGAACATCAATTTTCTGCTCCTGCAATATGCAGCTATGATGGATAATGTGTTGGTTCATCAATCGCAGTCCGGCATTGCTCCTGATCCAAAATTAAAAGACCAGGTTGATGCGCTGAACGTTTATTTAAAGGCACTTATTTAACCGTATAGCATTATGACCCAGTTTGAAAAAGAGATCCTGTTTACCCTAATCCCGGTTGTGTTATTGCTCGCAGGCGGCACCCTGGCTATTTTTCGAAATGCCAGCAGCGCATTCAAAAGTATGACCCTGCACTTCGCCGCCGGTGTCGTTTTTTCAGTGGTGGCCGTTGAACTGCTGCCGGATATGATCAAGATACACGACCCTATCATGATCGTGACCGGGTTCATTGTGGGTATCGCATCCATGCTGATCGTTAAGCGGGTCACAGAAAAAATAGAGGCGACCGAAGAAAATTCAACAAGCAAAGGAACATTGCCCTGGGCGGCTTTAGCTGCGGTGGGTATAGACCTGCTTATTGATGGTATCCTTTTAGGGATCGGGTTTGCCGCCGGGCAAAAGGAAGGCACTTTGCTAGCCTTCGCCTTAGCGCTCGAATGCTTTTCATTGGGCATCGCTGTAGTGACCACCATCAGGTCAGGAACCAACAGTAAACCTAAACTATACCAGATCTTGGTCGGCCTCGACCTGGTGTTTCTGATCGGTGCGGTCGCCGGTTTATTCCTGCTTCATAATGCGCCTGAAAAACTCATGGAATTTATTTTGTCGTTTGGAGCAGCCGCACTGCTTTACCTGGTGACCGAAGAATTGCTGGTAGAAGCCCACGAAGAAAAAGATTCACCGGTTTATACCGCCTTATTTTTTGCCGGCTTCCTGATCTTTTTGGTGCTGGGCATCATATTATAAAAATACCTATGGAAACAAATCATTCAGATCATTCACAAACCCCTTTAAAAGACCTGGAGCCTGAAGTTAAAGCTAAGGCATTGGAGATCGAAGGGCAGTTAAAAGACAGCGATATTCCCGAGGGCTGTACCCGAGAGGAAGAAGCTGTTAAACGGGCCCAGCAGTGGTTCTTAGACATGGAGGGGTGAGCCATGGATTTTCCCTTTAAGATTACCCAGGAAGCAGGTACCTACCAGTTCCTGCATGTTAAGGCAAACCCGGAACACCGGACGATCCAGGACAGTAATCTGCAATTACAGGTTTACCTGACACTGACGCGCAGGCTGTCGCTCGGGCTTGAGTGTTATGCGTTGTTGCCGTATTCACCAGTAATTTTAGAGTTATGGCCGGATGCGGTAAAGGTGGCCTTTGGTTACCATTTACTGGCGGATGACTTTAACGGCTTGGGCATAGATAAAGGTTTCCAGCCTGCAATAAATGACGGACCTGAGATGGTGCTGATTACTTTAAAAGATCTGATGACCCTGCGTAGTATACCCGAGGACAGTCTGGGCGAAAACGCTTCAGCGGTTTCCCTCTTTTTGTTACACCCGGGCCGGGAAATAGTATTAAAGAAACTTTTACAGGCGCAGATCGCCCCTTTCATGGCGCGTTTCCTGCAAAAAAATGAATTGTTCATTCACCTGACCTGTGGTAAAGAACAAGGGTATTATGATGGGAT includes:
- a CDS encoding ZIP family metal transporter yields the protein MTQFEKEILFTLIPVVLLLAGGTLAIFRNASSAFKSMTLHFAAGVVFSVVAVELLPDMIKIHDPIMIVTGFIVGIASMLIVKRVTEKIEATEENSTSKGTLPWAALAAVGIDLLIDGILLGIGFAAGQKEGTLLAFALALECFSLGIAVVTTIRSGTNSKPKLYQILVGLDLVFLIGAVAGLFLLHNAPEKLMEFILSFGAAALLYLVTEELLVEAHEEKDSPVYTALFFAGFLIFLVLGIIL